A stretch of Porites lutea chromosome 5, jaPorLute2.1, whole genome shotgun sequence DNA encodes these proteins:
- the LOC140937455 gene encoding uncharacterized protein: MMYSLHDITTVCPKLEPVDSDEGECNEVRNLNQRQEREVGAFAERFAINNNTIHVKESEYNTTARGDKSLPVRTTNGLAPYDNVSTTQSSDMFPEQLTVTNTTASHTAVSMDTSTPEIKIGSAFTVVPIYEINGHEGQYYPVSAAESVPDTQKSTQQIYSSNNIDSHKGTFLQQNGAAEGLSSYPSSIYGTVPYDYMASNSGLSPYQGLASYSGTHRALTPYEMGLQAKPCCQCSCHLQVSASSAHLPVYDLQSQRPSVIMVPSKVPGNLDGGIWGSNAKVDSDSSDDDEEGNEEKYFRVNIDGTTARFKLTREDWERIPINTFPSGGRLLSGDWTRIFLEKVKESNPWCSLRFKNNHVRSENSRKIHSAVFFRGGAECKRPECNVKVRFVIQKERGKYVDVSYVGNVCHSSQLGGGSVASDKKRKQVRRTRIPSNLPG, encoded by the exons ATGATGTATTCACTCCACGACATCACAACTGTTTGCCCAAAACTAGAGCCTGTTGATTCTGACGAAGGCGAATGCAATGAAGTCAGGAATCTCAACCAGCGTCAGGAGAGAGAAGTTGGCGCCTTTGCCGAACGGTTTGCTATAAACAACAACACTATTCATGTAAAGGAGAGTGAATACAACACCACTGCAAGAGGCGACAAGAGTTTGCCCGTGAGAACAACCAACGGTTTGGCACCTTACGACAACGTATCAACTACCCAATCAAGCGACATGTTTCCTGAGCAGTTGACCGTTACTAACACCACTGCAAGCCATACGGCTGTTTCCATGGATACATCTACACCGGAAATAAAGATAGGAAGCGCGTTCACGGTGGTTCCAATTTATGAGATCAATGGACATGAAGGGCAGTATTATCCTGTGAGTGCCGCAGAAAGCGTTCCTGATACTCAAAAGAGTACCCAGCAGATTTACAGTAGCAACAACATTGATTCCCATAAAGGAACTTTTCTTCAACAAAATGGTGCAGCCGAGGGATTGTCGTCGTATCCATCGAGTATTTACGGTACAGTGCCATATGACTATATGGCCTCCAATTCAGGGCTTTCACCATACCAAGGATTAGCTTCATATAGTGGTACTCACAGAGCCTTGACACCGTATGAGATGGGACTCCAGGCAAAGCCTTGCTGTCAGTGTTCCTGTCACCTGCAAGTATCGGCTTCATCCGCTCACCTGCCAGTATATGACCTGCAAAGCCAGCGGCCATCAGTCATTATGGTACCTTCCAAAGTGCCTGGCAACTTGGATGGCGGGATCTGGGGTTCAAACGCAAAG GTTGATTCAGATTCATCCGACGATGACGAAGAAGGAAATGAAGAAAAGTACTTTCGTGTGAATATCGATGGTACAACAGCAAGGTTCAAATTAACCCGAGAAGACTGGGAAAGGATTCCAATAAATACTTTCCCAAGCGGTGGCCGACTGTTGAGTGGCGACTGGACAAGAATCTTCcttgaaaaagttaaagaaagcAACCCATGGTGCAGTTTACGCTTCAAAAATAATCACGTGAGATCAGAAAACTCGCGCAAAATCCACTCAGCGGTTTTCTTCAGAGGAGGCGCAGAATGCAAGCGACCGGAGTGCAATGTGAAAGTGCGATTTGTCAtccagaaagagagaggaaaatATGTGGATGTGTCGTATGTAGGTAATGTGTGTCACAGCAGCCAACTTGGTGGAGGTAGCGTCGCAAGCGATAAGAAGAGAAAACAAGTCCGAAGAACGCGTATACCATCCAACCTGCCTGGGTGA